The following are from one region of the Methanooceanicella nereidis genome:
- a CDS encoding methanogenesis marker 17 protein, giving the protein MTEAMEPLEVFTVECAEEEGAKKYDEVIRDILSDLNIARAIGRLKVYIDPKEPVFIVVGLFRGGLPTLTLGDAADINSVNEGLLVSVNEEQYASRIVGKLFMKYGRENVIQTDRTSVIVPFKGDLATQIDELSEIVVYNPRDELKKNVIEALLRIAPEGFRIRKHFISEKMLAFIASEDPIKPEWIEICKRLRKDIGAEE; this is encoded by the coding sequence ATGACTGAAGCTATGGAGCCTCTGGAAGTATTCACGGTAGAATGCGCGGAGGAGGAAGGGGCGAAAAAGTATGATGAGGTCATACGTGACATCCTTTCTGACCTTAACATCGCCAGGGCAATAGGCAGGCTAAAGGTCTATATCGACCCGAAAGAGCCTGTATTTATAGTGGTGGGCCTTTTCAGGGGCGGGCTGCCGACCCTGACATTAGGCGATGCTGCAGATATTAATAGCGTTAATGAAGGCCTGCTGGTCTCGGTGAACGAAGAGCAGTATGCGTCCAGGATAGTAGGAAAACTGTTCATGAAATACGGAAGGGAAAACGTCATCCAGACGGACAGGACTTCCGTGATAGTGCCTTTCAAAGGCGATCTCGCCACCCAGATAGACGAATTATCGGAAATAGTGGTCTATAACCCCAGGGATGAGCTGAAAAAGAACGTGATAGAGGCGCTTTTACGTATCGCCCCGGAAGGCTTCCGTATAAGAAAGCACTTTATCTCGGAAAAAATGCTTGCTTTTATCGCATCCGAGGATCCGATCAAACCGGAATGGATAGAGATATGCAAAAGGCTGAGAAAAGACATAGGGGCGGAGGAATAA
- a CDS encoding methanogenesis marker 15 protein, which translates to MRKIRIAHLTCGSEYSGVQHEIEEAAAKVNAQIVFPEVEIGRIKEISDEFGLQVASPDLRLMIARAQSIVKGTTKADAVFITTCFRCAEGAIVRNSLRDYIHQKSGLPVISYSFTERTSHETLLTRMEALSTTALRRSLLAREEQTGLTAGIDSGSSTTKAIIMRDNKIIGTGWVKTTDVLKSADEAFTIALKEAGVKREELDGLGTTGYGRFLIGKHYNAELIQEELTVNSKGAVYLANAQKGPATVIDIGGMDNKAISVLDGIPGTFTMGGICAGASGRFLEQSAARLGVDVSELGSLAIKGDYNNVTMNSYCIVFGTQSLINSLSLGKSREDVAAAACYSVAEQVFEQQLQEVEVKKPVIMVGGSSLNIGLVKAMSDLLKMDIVVPPYSQHIGAVGSALLVSGLRGGEGNND; encoded by the coding sequence ATGAGAAAGATCCGGATAGCACACCTGACCTGCGGCTCAGAGTACAGCGGCGTCCAGCATGAGATAGAGGAAGCCGCCGCCAAGGTCAACGCGCAGATAGTTTTTCCTGAGGTAGAGATAGGCCGGATAAAGGAAATATCCGATGAGTTCGGCCTGCAGGTGGCAAGCCCTGACCTGAGGCTTATGATAGCGCGGGCACAGAGCATAGTAAAAGGCACTACAAAGGCGGATGCGGTGTTCATCACGACCTGTTTCAGATGCGCGGAAGGCGCGATAGTGCGTAACAGTCTCAGAGATTATATTCACCAAAAATCAGGACTCCCCGTTATCAGTTACTCGTTCACGGAACGTACGAGCCACGAGACACTCTTGACCAGGATGGAAGCGCTTTCCACCACTGCATTAAGGCGCAGCCTTCTTGCAAGGGAGGAGCAGACAGGACTGACTGCCGGCATAGACTCGGGCTCAAGCACGACCAAGGCTATCATCATGCGTGATAACAAGATCATAGGCACCGGATGGGTAAAGACCACGGACGTCCTCAAGAGCGCTGACGAGGCTTTCACCATCGCGTTAAAAGAGGCCGGTGTGAAGCGCGAAGAGCTGGACGGGCTCGGCACGACCGGCTACGGGCGTTTCCTGATAGGCAAACACTATAATGCCGAACTGATCCAGGAAGAGCTGACCGTGAACTCAAAAGGCGCGGTATATCTGGCCAACGCCCAAAAAGGGCCGGCGACCGTCATCGATATCGGCGGTATGGACAATAAGGCAATTTCTGTGCTGGACGGCATACCCGGGACTTTCACCATGGGCGGCATATGTGCCGGCGCATCGGGCAGGTTCCTTGAACAGTCCGCTGCACGCCTGGGCGTTGACGTCTCAGAGCTGGGTTCCCTCGCGATAAAGGGTGATTATAATAATGTGACCATGAACAGCTACTGTATCGTTTTCGGCACACAAAGCCTTATCAATTCGCTATCGCTCGGCAAATCGAGAGAGGATGTGGCTGCAGCAGCCTGCTACAGCGTGGCGGAACAGGTCTTCGAGCAACAGTTACAGGAAGTCGAGGTCAAGAAGCCTGTGATAATGGTGGGCGGTTCATCGCTGAACATAGGTCTTGTCAAGGCGATGAGCGATCTCCTGAAGATGGACATAGTCGTTCCCCCCTACTCTCAACACATAGGCGCTGTAGGCTCTGCTCTCCTGGTCTCCGGGCTAAGGGGAGGGGAAGGAAATAATGACTGA
- a CDS encoding methanogenesis marker 5 protein — MKVFIYPTNSLILSDLVERFGHEPLALMTEIRKKVNTPGLDSPPLNVTPDDPKKGLKWAAIEIPSGVRGRMAIVDPLIEQAEAAIIIEDAEYMFGCMGCARTNELIKYVVRMKDIPVLELKYPKSENDAKNLVLQVKEFLDKLMKQEKEKARAEEE, encoded by the coding sequence ATGAAAGTTTTCATCTATCCGACTAATAGCCTGATATTATCGGACCTTGTGGAAAGGTTCGGTCATGAACCACTGGCGCTGATGACCGAGATAAGGAAAAAGGTCAACACGCCGGGTCTCGATTCCCCTCCGTTGAACGTGACCCCGGATGACCCAAAGAAGGGCCTAAAGTGGGCTGCGATCGAGATACCCTCGGGTGTCAGGGGGAGAATGGCCATAGTTGACCCGCTGATAGAGCAGGCAGAGGCGGCGATCATAATCGAGGATGCCGAATACATGTTCGGCTGCATGGGATGCGCAAGGACAAACGAGCTTATCAAATACGTCGTCAGAATGAAGGACATCCCTGTGCTGGAGCTAAAATACCCGAAGAGCGAGAACGATGCTAAAAATCTTGTCCTGCAGGTGAAAGAGTTCCTGGATAAGCTGATGAAGCAGGAAAAGGAAAAAGCACGGGCCGAGGAGGAATGA
- a CDS encoding methanogenesis marker 6 protein → MVEAKAKARDEEVITKIVVISDTELPSNLALAAYKVSSDVTIKETCFGLMVTGKRKDVDYVIMELRKLNPYKIFSKERGFPPGDPRRCRADRGGGPRPGFHQLKCELDILPDISKGLILVDRGSKPISQPVPKNLDVDRFKEIIDEETSKKGEGSKK, encoded by the coding sequence ATGGTAGAGGCAAAAGCAAAGGCAAGAGACGAAGAAGTTATCACGAAGATCGTGGTCATATCCGACACAGAGTTACCATCGAACCTCGCACTTGCCGCATACAAGGTATCCAGTGACGTGACGATAAAGGAAACTTGCTTTGGTCTAATGGTGACTGGAAAAAGGAAAGATGTCGATTACGTGATAATGGAGCTAAGGAAACTGAATCCCTATAAAATCTTTTCAAAGGAGAGGGGATTCCCGCCCGGCGATCCGCGCCGGTGCAGGGCAGACAGAGGCGGCGGCCCCAGGCCCGGTTTCCACCAGCTAAAATGCGAACTGGACATTCTCCCCGACATTTCAAAGGGGCTGATACTGGTAGATAGGGGCAGCAAGCCGATATCGCAACCGGTTCCAAAAAATCTTGACGTTGATAGATTCAAAGAAATAATCGATGAGGAGACTTCAAAGAAAGGAGAGGGATCAAAGAAATGA
- the mmp3 gene encoding methyl-coenzyme M reductase-associated protein Mmp3 produces the protein MEQIVVEVNEKKLALRPGSILLDALDQSGTKYVPNTVIGIVMGREEARKEVATEFRIVTTRGELIIELTDERMKKFWLDTYSKLKDTQLKWADAQAISVGPVSSGVPAGKGEFEYHRWDVCFGTGGYDSKNTYLIICKSDHFSDYGVKGGGKFARVVSGRSVLANLTGEDRIETIEPVITLEKFTNKLVTTDVSIPLEDGMEIHSEIEVELNDRARDGAEHFYAAVKDKTFRVDFVASSFLSTDIMLGESCPYENLAARSEGSISVRTDGRGKGRIYISKSDMTSNIYHSIIGNITKGLELVRLASPGQMIAVRTRPERLSMLGLSLKDAEEFLSETGIKYEKSGYEGDDAVVVEQVPKTTMEIFSSGSVKIKSIPGDDLIGIRLYNDIAPASTEYFRRASGLKEHKVGSLSVYFKYEDTLLFKGKPVTVGELIPENKPESGSTVKCGEMGLTNMSAKHMGMLGVRFSDSVKFGPTGEKYDATNIIGRIADMSKLKKVREKDTIYFIEV, from the coding sequence ATGGAACAGATAGTTGTCGAAGTTAACGAGAAAAAACTAGCCCTGCGGCCTGGCTCTATTCTTCTGGACGCTCTCGACCAATCGGGCACGAAATATGTCCCCAACACTGTCATAGGCATTGTGATGGGCAGGGAAGAGGCCCGAAAGGAAGTGGCGACCGAGTTTCGAATAGTAACGACACGTGGAGAATTGATCATCGAGCTTACGGATGAGCGTATGAAAAAATTCTGGCTCGATACTTACAGTAAATTAAAGGACACACAATTAAAATGGGCTGATGCACAGGCGATATCTGTCGGCCCGGTGTCTTCAGGCGTGCCTGCCGGGAAAGGCGAATTCGAATATCACAGGTGGGACGTATGCTTTGGCACGGGCGGATACGACTCTAAGAACACTTATCTTATCATTTGTAAATCCGATCACTTTTCGGATTATGGCGTAAAAGGGGGCGGAAAGTTTGCCCGGGTAGTATCAGGCCGAAGCGTGCTTGCGAACCTCACCGGCGAAGACAGGATAGAGACCATCGAGCCGGTCATAACGCTTGAAAAGTTTACCAATAAGCTTGTCACTACAGATGTCTCAATACCCCTTGAAGACGGCATGGAGATACATTCCGAGATCGAGGTCGAGCTTAACGATCGTGCCAGGGACGGCGCTGAACATTTCTATGCGGCAGTTAAGGATAAGACCTTCAGGGTGGATTTTGTCGCCAGTTCGTTCCTGTCCACGGACATTATGCTCGGGGAATCATGCCCGTATGAAAACCTCGCGGCAAGGAGCGAGGGGTCTATCAGCGTCAGGACTGACGGACGCGGAAAAGGCCGCATATATATCTCAAAGTCGGATATGACCTCAAATATTTATCATTCGATAATCGGGAACATCACGAAAGGTCTTGAACTTGTGAGACTGGCTTCCCCTGGACAGATGATCGCCGTACGGACACGGCCGGAAAGGCTGAGCATGCTCGGTCTTTCGCTAAAAGACGCTGAAGAGTTTCTTTCGGAGACCGGCATAAAATACGAAAAAAGCGGATATGAAGGCGACGATGCCGTGGTCGTCGAACAGGTGCCAAAAACGACCATGGAAATATTCTCTTCGGGCAGCGTAAAGATCAAGTCCATACCCGGGGATGACCTCATAGGGATCAGACTTTACAATGACATCGCACCCGCATCGACCGAGTACTTCAGGCGTGCAAGCGGATTGAAGGAGCATAAGGTGGGCTCCCTGTCGGTATACTTCAAATACGAGGATACTTTACTGTTCAAAGGAAAGCCGGTGACGGTCGGAGAGCTTATACCCGAGAACAAGCCCGAGTCGGGCTCGACGGTGAAGTGCGGAGAAATGGGGCTGACTAACATGTCAGCTAAACATATGGGTATGCTGGGCGTGAGGTTCAGCGATAGTGTGAAGTTCGGCCCTACCGGCGAAAAATACGATGCGACGAACATCATAGGACGAATTGCGGACATGAGTAAATTGAAAAAGGTTAGAGAAAAAGATACGATATACTTTATAGAGGTTTAA
- the atwA gene encoding methyl coenzyme M reductase system, component A2 → MTAFIEIKNLNVTYGKKRVLKDINLTIEEGETLGIIGRSGAGKTILLHVLRGLDEDIPASGSVIYHTARCDSCGFVNPPSWVGKQCPKCGGNMSEWDVDILDEDAPDKERRAIARRVAIMIQRTFALYGDDRVIENVIRALDDINYSQSQIVQRAADLLEQVKLSHRMMHIARDLSGGEKQRVVLARQMAKEPMVLFADEPTGTLDPKTAKIVHQSIINAAKNYNMTVLITSHFYEVISDIATRAVLMDEGEITMVGAPDDVIKEFMKFQKAFEKREYTAGEPILRVKDLRKSYFSIDRGVIKAINNISFEVKEGEIFGIIGVSGAGKTSLSNAVTGNLEETQGMVEVRIGDDWINMLEPGYYARGRAKQYIGLLHQEFDLYPHRTIVDNLTDAIGLEFPAELAERKAIHTLMIAGFSEDRADEILSIYPGELSEGERHRVALAQVLIKEPRMVVLDEPTGTMDPITKRDVASSILSSREEIGETFVIVSHDMEFVKMVCDRAMLMRAGKIVEIGDVESVLNKVSEQEREIMARGP, encoded by the coding sequence GTGACTGCCTTTATCGAGATTAAAAACCTGAACGTGACTTACGGCAAAAAGAGGGTCTTAAAGGACATCAATCTCACTATAGAAGAGGGGGAAACATTGGGTATCATAGGCAGGAGCGGAGCCGGAAAGACTATACTGCTCCACGTGCTCAGAGGCCTTGATGAAGATATCCCTGCATCGGGAAGCGTTATTTATCACACTGCCCGTTGCGATTCCTGCGGATTCGTTAACCCGCCTTCATGGGTCGGTAAACAATGCCCGAAATGCGGTGGAAATATGTCCGAATGGGACGTCGATATACTTGACGAGGACGCACCGGATAAAGAAAGACGCGCGATAGCCAGACGTGTCGCCATAATGATACAGAGGACGTTCGCTTTATACGGGGACGACCGCGTAATAGAGAACGTGATCAGGGCCCTCGACGATATCAATTATTCACAGTCACAGATAGTGCAAAGGGCGGCCGACCTCCTTGAACAGGTCAAGCTGTCACACCGTATGATGCATATTGCCAGGGACCTTTCGGGCGGTGAGAAGCAAAGAGTGGTGCTTGCAAGGCAGATGGCCAAAGAGCCGATGGTGCTCTTCGCCGACGAGCCCACCGGCACGCTCGACCCGAAAACCGCAAAGATCGTGCACCAGAGCATTATCAATGCGGCAAAGAACTATAACATGACAGTCCTTATCACCTCTCACTTCTATGAGGTCATCAGCGATATCGCGACAAGGGCGGTCCTTATGGACGAAGGCGAGATCACGATGGTAGGGGCTCCGGATGACGTCATAAAGGAGTTCATGAAGTTCCAGAAGGCTTTCGAAAAGAGGGAATATACTGCAGGCGAACCCATCCTTCGTGTAAAGGACCTCCGAAAATCATATTTCTCAATAGACCGCGGCGTCATAAAAGCGATAAACAACATCTCTTTTGAGGTAAAAGAAGGGGAAATATTCGGAATAATCGGCGTGAGTGGTGCCGGCAAGACATCTCTTTCGAACGCAGTCACAGGAAACCTGGAAGAGACACAGGGCATGGTCGAGGTCCGTATCGGCGACGACTGGATCAACATGCTGGAGCCGGGATACTACGCAAGAGGCAGGGCGAAGCAATATATCGGGCTTCTTCACCAGGAATTCGACCTGTACCCGCACAGGACTATCGTGGATAACCTGACTGATGCCATAGGCCTGGAATTCCCTGCAGAACTGGCGGAAAGAAAGGCGATACATACGCTGATGATAGCCGGGTTCTCCGAGGATAGGGCGGATGAGATCCTGTCCATATATCCCGGCGAGCTTTCGGAAGGCGAGCGTCACAGGGTAGCGCTTGCGCAGGTCCTTATCAAGGAGCCCCGTATGGTGGTCCTTGATGAGCCGACAGGAACTATGGACCCGATCACAAAGAGGGATGTCGCGAGCTCGATATTATCCTCGAGAGAAGAGATCGGAGAGACCTTTGTCATAGTATCGCATGACATGGAGTTCGTCAAAATGGTATGCGACCGGGCGATGCTCATGAGGGCTGGAAAGATCGTAGAGATTGGGGATGTGGAATCCGTTCTCAATAAAGTCTCAGAGCAGGAGCGCGAGATCATGGCTCGCGGGCCCTGA
- a CDS encoding HAD family hydrolase encodes MRTAIVFDSAGTLLKVYRVAKDVARKQLVENVVSTNIIVKGHNCALVALKAEPVEIFGIDKDIYVSEFIDKNNILMDIVCRGTKCPGEQIREAAIEDRSATIGDLQEAIAAVKFKCKDIYYVNIGLVVDIANRSIPYVLATGGKLFTGVTGMIGRIMASGADVYIASGDNYKSLITLAEELKIPLSNVYDALSPSGKRDVVMSLKEKYDRVIMVGDGINDQLAFQAADMGVLTLQQDGTRPVILYESADLIVDNILEVENIVEESLHMIKEQNRKNQ; translated from the coding sequence ATGAGAACAGCAATAGTATTTGACAGCGCGGGAACCCTGTTAAAAGTGTACCGCGTGGCAAAGGACGTAGCCCGAAAACAGCTGGTCGAGAACGTAGTGTCGACTAACATAATCGTAAAAGGCCATAACTGTGCGCTGGTCGCGTTAAAAGCGGAGCCTGTGGAAATATTCGGTATCGACAAAGATATCTATGTTTCCGAATTCATCGATAAGAATAACATATTGATGGATATTGTATGCAGAGGCACAAAATGCCCCGGTGAACAAATCCGGGAAGCAGCCATAGAGGATCGTTCAGCGACTATCGGGGATCTGCAGGAAGCGATAGCGGCGGTTAAATTTAAGTGTAAGGATATATATTATGTGAATATAGGGCTTGTAGTCGACATCGCTAACCGGTCAATACCTTATGTGCTGGCCACGGGGGGAAAGCTCTTTACGGGAGTCACCGGGATGATCGGCCGGATAATGGCGTCAGGGGCCGATGTCTACATCGCATCCGGCGATAATTATAAGTCTTTGATAACGCTGGCAGAGGAGCTAAAGATCCCATTATCTAACGTATACGACGCACTGTCCCCTTCGGGAAAAAGGGATGTCGTAATGAGCCTGAAAGAAAAATATGACCGTGTGATAATGGTCGGCGACGGTATTAATGACCAGCTTGCTTTTCAGGCTGCTGACATGGGGGTGCTGACTTTACAGCAGGATGGCACCAGGCCAGTGATACTTTATGAGAGCGCAGACCTTATTGTCGACAACATACTTGAGGTCGAAAATATTGTCGAGGAAAGTTTACATATGATAAAAGAGCAAAATAGAAAGAATCAGTAA
- a CDS encoding peroxiredoxin, with product MHEEECCMPAPKPLILGEPAPEFEANTTHGRVKLSQFKGKWVLLFSHPADFTPVCTTEFMAFAKLFDEFAKRNVQVIGLSIDSVYSHIAWVRNIEEKMGVHIPFPVIADLDMKVAKAYNMVHPGLSDTSAVRSVFFIDPNGMLRAMVYYPMSTGRNMDELLRVIDSLQLVDKEKIATPANWKPGDPVIVPPPATQEAADKRLKEGYDCKDWYFCKKKV from the coding sequence ATGCATGAAGAAGAATGCTGTATGCCGGCGCCAAAGCCGCTGATACTCGGGGAGCCCGCACCCGAATTCGAAGCAAATACCACGCACGGTAGGGTTAAATTATCACAGTTTAAAGGAAAATGGGTACTACTGTTTTCCCATCCTGCGGATTTCACGCCTGTATGCACAACGGAGTTCATGGCATTCGCGAAGCTGTTCGACGAGTTCGCAAAGCGTAACGTACAGGTGATCGGCCTTAGCATCGATAGCGTTTATTCGCATATAGCCTGGGTACGTAATATCGAGGAAAAAATGGGTGTCCACATACCCTTCCCTGTCATAGCCGACCTTGACATGAAGGTGGCAAAAGCATATAATATGGTCCATCCCGGCTTGAGCGATACTTCCGCGGTAAGATCTGTGTTTTTCATCGACCCTAACGGCATGCTGCGTGCAATGGTATATTATCCCATGTCTACCGGCAGGAACATGGACGAGCTATTGAGGGTGATCGATTCATTACAGCTTGTGGATAAGGAAAAGATAGCGACCCCTGCGAACTGGAAGCCGGGAGATCCGGTCATAGTGCCGCCTCCGGCCACTCAGGAAGCCGCAGATAAAAGGCTAAAGGAAGGGTACGACTGTAAAGATTGGTACTTCTGCAAGAAAAAAGTGTAA
- a CDS encoding carboxypeptidase regulatory-like domain-containing protein — MNLAFINYILVSSEPANAASTGYIIGRVTLPDGIKGVENCDIKLLDKYDNVASILNTDQQGNFYITNVEPSETAGLYRLIADKPGWGQSTTQQFNVYSNTSSIVAIRMYPIIGQFTLTAGSASIKADGSSTINITITARDTNGDPLPDGFNVRLIQESYYAAPGLFPGEGNKYDITLPLKDGMTVEYGRIPADTLSRNVSIKATILESGKNSRSVGLKIDHVNPNIITGTVYDAGMKPVPYASVYLYRWDGSRYVGYNSSEDPGYANDGRSVADSSGVYRYTILPAGDYRVAANYCSFNNSTDVRVVSGSYVHDIVLSSLKYGMVKGMVLDSDSSPVAGADVTISLVKGDKLEPVMSVRSGYDGSFTFDSVRYGNYGIEAVKNGLTANAPLWLDVDKASVTMMFHIPVPAAPINTPEPTSSPVNTATPAEATVAEPDVDSSPLYSFGVAVVFLSLFCGLASVLLVTISPKK, encoded by the coding sequence TTGAATTTAGCTTTCATTAATTATATTTTAGTAAGCAGCGAACCCGCTAATGCCGCCTCTACGGGCTATATCATCGGCAGGGTCACATTACCCGATGGGATCAAAGGCGTAGAAAACTGCGACATAAAACTTCTCGATAAGTATGATAATGTCGCGTCGATACTGAACACCGACCAGCAAGGCAATTTCTATATAACTAACGTCGAGCCGTCGGAAACGGCCGGCCTTTATCGATTGATCGCCGATAAGCCCGGCTGGGGTCAGAGCACTACGCAGCAGTTCAACGTTTACTCTAATACATCCTCCATAGTGGCCATAAGGATGTACCCGATCATCGGCCAGTTCACGCTGACGGCCGGCTCCGCATCGATCAAGGCGGACGGATCGTCGACTATTAACATAACTATCACTGCAAGGGACACTAATGGCGACCCTCTGCCTGACGGCTTCAACGTCAGGCTAATTCAGGAGTCCTACTATGCTGCGCCCGGCCTTTTCCCGGGGGAAGGGAACAAATATGATATCACATTACCGTTGAAAGACGGGATGACTGTGGAATATGGCCGTATTCCTGCCGATACGCTATCCAGGAATGTAAGCATTAAGGCGACCATTTTGGAATCCGGCAAGAACAGCCGCTCTGTAGGGCTTAAAATCGATCACGTTAATCCGAATATTATCACAGGCACTGTATATGACGCCGGGATGAAACCAGTCCCTTATGCCAGCGTTTACCTCTACCGGTGGGACGGCTCCCGGTATGTCGGCTATAATAGTTCGGAAGACCCGGGCTATGCAAATGACGGCAGGTCCGTTGCGGACTCTTCAGGGGTATATCGCTACACAATACTCCCTGCGGGGGACTACCGGGTCGCCGCAAATTATTGCTCGTTTAATAATTCGACTGATGTGAGGGTCGTAAGCGGGTCTTACGTACATGACATCGTCTTATCCTCGTTAAAATATGGTATGGTAAAAGGTATGGTCCTGGACTCAGACTCAAGTCCTGTCGCAGGGGCAGATGTTACGATCAGTCTCGTAAAAGGGGATAAACTTGAGCCGGTCATGTCTGTGAGATCGGGCTATGACGGGTCATTCACTTTTGACAGCGTCAGGTATGGGAACTACGGCATTGAAGCCGTAAAGAACGGGCTAACAGCTAACGCACCTTTATGGCTTGATGTCGATAAGGCATCCGTAACTATGATGTTCCATATTCCTGTCCCTGCCGCGCCCATCAACACGCCGGAACCGACATCGTCCCCGGTAAATACGGCTACGCCTGCTGAGGCGACAGTGGCGGAACCTGATGTCGATTCAAGCCCCCTTTATAGTTTCGGAGTGGCAGTCGTATTCTTATCCTTGTTCTGCGGGCTGGCGTCAGTCCTCTTAGTGACGATCTCCCCTAAAAAATGA
- a CDS encoding PUA domain-containing protein: protein MYRGLKKIELTVLRRSLDYWGAFELSQELEFVIRQGEKNDVFAVTPEAKYYLMGKEPEPVTAGLHIGEIGKKQLNLSLEGAYLISKMSDRKKIKVVGQAESLVLYGRDVFGTSINWADESIEQNDKIIIANKYGEAIGLGRSRFDYSGLFADRVTVNTEADLGLYIRSQSEF, encoded by the coding sequence ATGTATAGAGGTTTGAAAAAGATCGAGCTTACAGTCCTCAGAAGAAGCCTTGATTACTGGGGAGCGTTTGAGCTTTCACAGGAACTTGAGTTCGTCATAAGGCAGGGAGAAAAGAACGACGTGTTCGCGGTCACGCCCGAGGCCAAATACTATCTCATGGGAAAAGAACCGGAACCCGTCACGGCAGGGCTGCATATCGGGGAGATCGGCAAAAAGCAGCTTAACCTCAGCCTTGAGGGCGCTTACCTGATCTCAAAGATGTCCGACAGGAAAAAGATCAAGGTGGTCGGCCAGGCAGAATCCCTCGTCCTTTACGGGAGAGACGTCTTCGGCACATCAATTAACTGGGCGGATGAAAGTATAGAGCAGAACGATAAGATCATAATCGCCAATAAGTATGGCGAGGCGATAGGGCTGGGCAGGTCCAGGTTCGACTATAGCGGCCTGTTCGCGGATAGGGTGACTGTCAATACAGAAGCCGACCTTGGCCTGTACATCCGGAGCCAATCTGAATTTTAA
- a CDS encoding NOL1/NOP2/sun family putative RNA methylase — protein MASKVIQEFKADEKVKGLARKYRYDEYMVARFARFVPDLEKFLASMEEPPRTYIRVNTIKVSANALIKRLTDKGFIVKALDLPDCLEVMSEPYSIGASAEHLLGLFYIQDMSSMVPALALAPVPGDVVIDMAASPGGKTTHLAQLMNNEGILIAIEAEPARMPGLMLNLGRCGVMNTVVYGMDARELSKLDIRADKIMLDAPCTGEGVIAKDRTRKTSRDISDIEYCSNMQTELIDAAYECLKPGGVLVYSTCSFAPEENELIVDHAIKEHGMKVEPIPYGEPGLRSFGELKFDPQVVNARRLYPHIHGTSGFFVARLKNV, from the coding sequence GTGGCGAGTAAAGTGATACAGGAATTTAAAGCTGATGAAAAAGTAAAGGGGCTGGCCCGGAAATACCGGTACGACGAGTATATGGTCGCCCGGTTCGCCCGGTTCGTCCCGGACCTGGAAAAGTTCCTTGCGAGCATGGAAGAGCCGCCAAGGACATATATTAGAGTGAACACCATCAAGGTCTCGGCCAACGCTCTCATAAAGAGGCTTACGGACAAAGGATTCATCGTAAAGGCACTCGACCTTCCCGACTGCCTTGAGGTGATGTCCGAGCCTTATTCTATAGGGGCTTCAGCCGAGCATCTATTGGGCCTGTTCTATATTCAGGACATGTCGTCGATGGTGCCCGCCCTCGCGCTGGCGCCGGTGCCCGGCGACGTCGTCATCGACATGGCAGCATCGCCCGGCGGAAAGACCACGCACCTGGCGCAGCTGATGAACAATGAGGGTATCCTTATCGCAATAGAGGCGGAACCTGCAAGAATGCCGGGGCTTATGCTGAACCTTGGCAGATGCGGTGTGATGAACACGGTCGTATATGGAATGGACGCGCGCGAGCTTTCAAAGCTCGACATCAGGGCGGATAAGATCATGCTGGACGCTCCCTGTACAGGGGAAGGTGTCATAGCTAAAGACAGGACCCGGAAAACCAGCAGGGACATATCGGACATAGAATATTGCTCGAATATGCAAACAGAGCTGATCGATGCCGCGTACGAATGCCTTAAACCGGGCGGCGTGCTCGTATATTCAACGTGCTCGTTCGCTCCGGAAGAAAATGAGCTTATCGTGGACCATGCGATAAAAGAGCATGGCATGAAGGTTGAGCCTATCCCTTATGGCGAGCCGGGGCTAAGATCTTTCGGGGAGCTAAAGTTCGATCCGCAGGTAGTGAACGCCAGAAGGCTGTACCCGCATATCCATGGAACGTCAGGGTTTTTTGTCGCGAGGTTGAAGAATGTATAG